In one window of Mesorhizobium sp. B2-1-1 DNA:
- a CDS encoding M3 family metallopeptidase, protein MPATKAVDLAAHPLTTWQGPLGLPDFARFGDDEFAPVFDAALKAHEAEIEAIAANEDTPTIENTLQALELAGEALDHVSSIFWCRAGAHTNEDIQALERDISPRMSRHFSAISMNERLFARIDDLYRRRETLKLDAETLHVLEKTWKGFVRSGAKLDADGKKRLAGINEELSSLGTSFGQNVLADERDWALFLDEADLAGLPDFVKSSMAEAAEMRGQKGRYAVTLSRSIYEPFSTFSERRDLRGIAFRAFTMRGQNGGATDNTAVVRDMLKLRAEKAKLLGYGSFAALKLDDTMAKTPKAVHDLLDPVWEKALEKAADDQKELERLAAEAGSNEKFAAWDWRFYQEKLRAEKFAFDEAELKPYLQLDRIIDACFDVATRLFGITFEERKGIAAWHPDARVFVVKNADGSERGLFLADYFARPSKRSGAWMSALKSGYRLGPGASPIIYNIMNFAKPPVGEPALLSVDEAKTLFHEFGHALHGMLTDVTWPSVSGTSVSRDFVELPSQLYEHWLTVPAVLEKHALHVKTGKPMPKALLDKMLAARTFGAGFATVEFTASALIDMAFHARPDAPEEPLRFEAETLEKLDMPDTIAMRHRTPHFGHVFAGEGYSAGYYSYMWSEVLDADAFAAFEETGDPFNPALAERLRKNIYAAGGSKDPEELYTAFRGKMPSPEAMMVKRGLV, encoded by the coding sequence ATGCCCGCCACGAAAGCCGTCGACCTCGCCGCCCATCCGCTGACCACGTGGCAAGGGCCACTCGGCCTGCCCGATTTCGCCCGATTTGGCGACGACGAGTTCGCACCCGTCTTCGACGCGGCGCTGAAGGCGCATGAGGCCGAGATCGAGGCCATCGCCGCGAACGAGGATACGCCGACCATCGAGAACACGCTTCAAGCCCTGGAGCTCGCGGGCGAAGCGCTCGACCATGTCTCGTCGATCTTCTGGTGCCGTGCCGGGGCCCACACCAACGAGGACATCCAGGCGCTGGAGCGCGACATCTCGCCAAGGATGTCGAGGCATTTCTCGGCGATCTCGATGAATGAAAGGCTCTTTGCCCGCATCGACGACCTTTACCGGCGCCGCGAGACGCTCAAGCTCGATGCCGAGACGCTGCATGTGCTGGAAAAGACCTGGAAGGGTTTTGTCCGCTCGGGCGCGAAACTCGATGCGGATGGCAAGAAGCGGCTGGCAGGGATCAACGAGGAGCTCTCGTCGCTCGGCACCAGCTTCGGCCAGAACGTGCTTGCCGACGAACGCGACTGGGCGCTGTTCCTCGACGAGGCCGACCTGGCCGGCCTGCCGGATTTCGTGAAGAGCTCGATGGCCGAAGCCGCCGAGATGCGCGGCCAGAAAGGCCGCTACGCCGTCACCTTGTCGCGCTCGATCTACGAGCCGTTCTCGACCTTCTCGGAGCGCCGCGACTTGCGAGGGATCGCCTTCCGCGCCTTCACCATGCGCGGCCAGAATGGCGGCGCGACCGACAATACGGCCGTGGTGCGCGACATGCTGAAGCTGCGCGCCGAGAAGGCGAAGCTGCTCGGCTACGGCTCCTTCGCGGCGCTGAAGCTCGACGACACCATGGCCAAGACGCCCAAGGCGGTGCACGACCTGCTCGATCCCGTATGGGAAAAGGCGCTGGAAAAGGCCGCCGACGACCAAAAGGAGCTGGAACGGCTGGCGGCGGAAGCCGGCAGCAACGAAAAATTCGCCGCCTGGGATTGGCGTTTCTACCAGGAGAAGCTGCGCGCGGAGAAATTCGCCTTCGACGAGGCGGAATTGAAGCCCTATCTCCAGCTCGACCGGATCATCGATGCCTGTTTCGACGTCGCGACAAGACTGTTCGGCATCACCTTCGAAGAGAGGAAAGGCATTGCCGCCTGGCATCCGGACGCGCGTGTGTTCGTGGTGAAGAATGCCGATGGCAGCGAGCGCGGCCTGTTCCTGGCCGACTATTTCGCGCGGCCGTCGAAACGCTCCGGGGCCTGGATGAGCGCACTGAAATCAGGCTACCGCCTGGGCCCCGGCGCGAGCCCGATCATCTACAACATCATGAATTTCGCCAAGCCGCCCGTGGGCGAGCCGGCGCTGCTGTCGGTGGACGAGGCGAAGACCTTGTTCCATGAATTCGGCCATGCCCTGCACGGCATGCTGACCGATGTCACCTGGCCTTCGGTGTCGGGCACTTCCGTCAGCCGCGATTTCGTCGAACTGCCCTCGCAGCTCTACGAACACTGGCTGACCGTGCCGGCGGTGCTGGAAAAGCACGCTTTGCATGTCAAGACCGGCAAGCCGATGCCGAAGGCTCTGCTCGACAAAATGCTGGCGGCGCGCACTTTCGGGGCTGGCTTTGCCACGGTGGAATTCACCGCCTCGGCGCTGATCGACATGGCCTTCCATGCAAGGCCCGACGCGCCTGAGGAGCCACTTCGTTTCGAGGCCGAAACGCTCGAAAAACTCGACATGCCCGACACCATCGCGATGCGCCACCGCACGCCGCATTTCGGCCATGTCTTTGCCGGCGAGGGCTATTCGGCCGGCTACTATTCCTACATGTGGTCGGAAGTACTCGACGCCGACGCCTTCGCCGCTTTCGAGGAGACGGGCGACCCCTTCAATCCCGCGCTGGCCGAGCGGCTGAGAAAGAACATCTATGCCGCCGGCGGCTCGAAGGATCCGGAAGAACTCTACACCGCGTTTCGCGGCAAGATGCCGTCGCCGGAAGCCATGATGGTGAAGCGGGGGCTGGTGTAG
- a CDS encoding carbohydrate ABC transporter permease: MAGKLKRTVIAWLLLAPLIVVTIFPFAVMFLTAVKPRQEVLSPTWWPSEFRWSNFADMWVATGFGRALANSLYVSVIATVGAILISVPAAYAMSRFRFAGYGAFRQFLLISQMISPIVLVLGLFRLMAAWGLVESTTALGFIYMAFNVAFTVWMLQSYFDTIPRDLEEAAWMEGAGRWLTLRKVFLPLCLPAIAVTAIFTFINAWNEFVVALTMLRSQESYTLPIQVFSLVAGRYTIEWHHVMAATLLATLPVAILFIWLQRYLVRGLALGAVK; this comes from the coding sequence ATGGCGGGCAAGCTGAAACGAACCGTCATCGCCTGGCTGCTGCTGGCGCCGCTGATCGTGGTGACGATCTTCCCCTTCGCGGTGATGTTTCTGACCGCGGTCAAGCCGCGGCAGGAGGTGCTGTCGCCGACCTGGTGGCCGAGCGAATTCCGCTGGTCGAATTTTGCCGACATGTGGGTGGCGACCGGCTTCGGCCGGGCGCTCGCCAATTCGCTCTATGTCTCGGTCATCGCCACGGTCGGCGCCATCCTGATCTCGGTGCCGGCGGCCTATGCCATGTCGCGCTTTCGTTTTGCCGGCTATGGCGCCTTCCGCCAGTTCCTGCTGATCTCGCAGATGATCTCGCCCATCGTGCTGGTGCTCGGTCTGTTCCGGCTGATGGCCGCCTGGGGCCTTGTCGAATCGACGACCGCGCTCGGCTTCATCTACATGGCCTTCAACGTCGCCTTCACCGTGTGGATGCTGCAGAGTTATTTCGACACCATCCCGCGCGATCTCGAGGAGGCGGCCTGGATGGAAGGCGCCGGCCGCTGGCTGACGCTGCGCAAAGTGTTCCTGCCGCTCTGCCTGCCGGCCATTGCCGTCACCGCCATCTTCACCTTCATCAACGCCTGGAACGAATTCGTCGTGGCGCTCACCATGCTGCGCAGCCAGGAGAGCTATACGCTGCCGATCCAGGTGTTCTCGCTGGTCGCCGGGCGCTACACCATCGAATGGCATCACGTCATGGCCGCCACGCTGCTGGCGACGTTGCCAGTGGCGATCCTGTTCATCTGGCTGCAGCGCTACCTCGTGCGGGGGCTGGCGCTCGGGGCCGTCAAATAG
- a CDS encoding nuclear transport factor 2 family protein, with translation MTETARQAMNIRPVMFTAAALLMAIMAARADDGAIISRWYSALLVADRTELSDLLADNVRIELDDLGIVQGKQEFIASLDEWKGAVAGAAIRHRIEKNEGGVTTVIACYDFPDNDMLMHETFAIAGDRITASTQKALAESCEAY, from the coding sequence GTGACCGAAACGGCACGCCAGGCAATGAACATCCGGCCGGTCATGTTCACCGCCGCCGCACTGCTGATGGCGATAATGGCCGCCCGCGCCGATGACGGCGCCATCATCAGCCGGTGGTATTCGGCCCTGCTGGTCGCCGACCGCACCGAACTTTCCGACCTGCTCGCCGACAATGTGCGCATCGAACTCGACGACCTCGGCATCGTGCAGGGAAAGCAGGAGTTCATCGCCTCGCTCGACGAATGGAAAGGTGCGGTTGCTGGTGCCGCGATCCGACACCGGATCGAGAAGAACGAAGGCGGCGTCACCACGGTGATCGCCTGCTACGACTTCCCCGACAACGACATGCTGATGCATGAGACCTTCGCCATAGCGGGCGACCGCATCACGGCCAGCACGCAGAAAGCGCTTGCGGAAAGCTGCGAAGCCTACTGA
- a CDS encoding M81 family metallopeptidase, which yields MRIFTASLATETNTFSPVPTDRASFEMAFYAGPGKHPETPTLCSSPIVALRRRAAGEGLDVIEGTATWAEPGGLVQRQTYEELRDEILAQLTAALPVEAVILGLHGAMVAQGYDDCEGDLLERVRGIVGPKVVIACEFDPHSHLTPKRVAACDVMAYFLEFPHTDFYERGEHVVELGLAAARGEIKPVISTFDCRMIQVLPTSREPMRSFVDRIKALHGRDGVLSVSVIHGFMAADVPEMGTRILVVTDNDKAKGDALAETLGRELYAMRQKTAMTMLSAGDGIDRALAVHAEKRGRPVVIADIWDNPGGGVPGDGTIVLRELLARGIDNVGVATIWDPVAVTFCRAAGEGAVIDLRFGGKAGPQAGEPIDARVMVLKVLAEGWQSFGPSRVTLGPAALIRIEGTEVDIILNTNRTQTFEPDIFSNIGVDPLAKDMLLIKSTNHFYAGFEPIAAEIIYLSAPSAYPSNPAVTDYRKLKRAIWPRVADPWKDKAPPSSLVGEGVAEGDG from the coding sequence ATGCGCATCTTCACCGCCTCGCTGGCGACGGAAACCAACACCTTTTCGCCGGTGCCGACCGACAGGGCATCGTTCGAGATGGCCTTCTATGCCGGGCCGGGCAAGCATCCGGAGACGCCGACGCTGTGCTCCTCGCCGATCGTCGCCCTGCGCCGGCGCGCGGCCGGCGAGGGGCTCGACGTCATCGAGGGCACCGCCACCTGGGCCGAACCCGGCGGCCTGGTGCAGCGGCAGACATACGAGGAGCTGCGCGACGAGATCCTCGCCCAGCTCACGGCGGCACTGCCGGTCGAAGCGGTTATCCTCGGACTGCACGGCGCAATGGTGGCGCAGGGCTATGACGATTGCGAAGGCGACCTTCTCGAACGCGTGCGCGGGATCGTCGGCCCGAAGGTGGTGATCGCCTGCGAGTTCGACCCGCACAGCCACCTGACGCCGAAGCGCGTGGCAGCGTGCGACGTCATGGCTTATTTCCTAGAATTCCCGCACACCGATTTCTACGAACGCGGCGAACATGTCGTCGAGCTTGGCCTCGCCGCGGCGCGTGGCGAGATCAAGCCCGTCATCTCGACCTTCGACTGCCGCATGATCCAGGTGCTGCCGACCAGCCGCGAACCGATGCGCTCCTTCGTCGACCGTATCAAGGCGCTGCACGGCAGGGACGGCGTGCTGTCGGTTTCGGTCATCCATGGCTTCATGGCGGCGGATGTGCCCGAAATGGGCACGCGTATCCTCGTCGTCACCGACAATGACAAGGCCAAGGGCGACGCGCTGGCCGAAACGCTGGGACGCGAGCTCTACGCGATGCGCCAAAAGACGGCGATGACGATGCTGAGCGCCGGCGATGGCATCGATCGGGCGCTGGCGGTGCACGCTGAAAAGCGCGGCAGGCCGGTGGTCATCGCCGACATCTGGGACAATCCGGGCGGCGGCGTGCCGGGTGACGGCACCATCGTGCTGCGGGAGCTTTTGGCCCGCGGCATCGACAATGTCGGCGTGGCGACGATCTGGGATCCGGTCGCCGTGACCTTCTGCCGGGCCGCGGGCGAGGGCGCCGTCATCGACCTGCGTTTCGGCGGCAAGGCCGGTCCCCAGGCCGGCGAGCCGATCGACGCCCGCGTCATGGTGCTGAAAGTTCTCGCCGAAGGTTGGCAGAGCTTCGGGCCGAGCCGGGTGACGCTCGGGCCCGCCGCGTTGATCCGCATCGAGGGCACCGAGGTCGACATCATCCTCAACACCAACCGCACGCAGACCTTCGAACCGGACATTTTTTCCAACATCGGCGTCGATCCGCTGGCCAAGGACATGCTGCTGATCAAATCGACCAACCATTTCTACGCCGGCTTCGAACCGATCGCCGCCGAGATCATCTATCTCTCGGCGCCGAGCGCGTATCCCAGCAATCCGGCGGTGACGGATTACAGGAAACTGAAGCGGGCGATCTGGCCAAGGGTGGCGGATCCGTGGAAGGACAAGGCTCCCCCTTCTTCCCTTGTGGGAGAAGGTGTCGCCGAAGGCGACGGATGA